Proteins encoded by one window of Emticicia oligotrophica DSM 17448:
- a CDS encoding HYC_CC_PP family protein — protein MKNAIFRILNVFMAVVVLISNTGFGLIEHSCTVKGKQTALYKSETSCCNKSFKNHTSSERPVVKKSKCCSEEEKYQNVDYSYSASESVAKFVQKSIDWVKVTITDFLRAVVRDILENLVSKKTSSSPPSSNGISIRIFIQSFLI, from the coding sequence ATGAAAAACGCTATTTTTCGCATATTAAATGTGTTTATGGCTGTGGTAGTGCTTATAAGCAATACTGGATTTGGCTTGATTGAGCATTCATGCACTGTAAAAGGCAAACAAACTGCACTTTACAAAAGCGAAACTTCTTGCTGCAATAAGTCTTTCAAAAACCATACTTCATCAGAAAGACCAGTAGTAAAAAAATCTAAATGCTGCTCTGAAGAAGAAAAATACCAAAATGTTGATTATTCTTATTCAGCTTCAGAATCAGTTGCAAAATTTGTACAAAAAAGCATTGATTGGGTAAAAGTTACAATTACAGACTTTTTAAGAGCTGTGGTAAGAGACATTTTGGAAAATCTAGTCTCAAAAAAAACATCATCCTCACCACCTTCATCCAATGGTATTTCTATAAGAATTTTCATTCAATCTTTTTTGATTTGA
- a CDS encoding tRNA-binding protein has product MSEQITWQDFEKVELRAGTIVEINDFPKARKPAYKLLIDFGPEIGIKRSSAQITKLYTKEELLGKQVICVTNFPPRQIADFMSEVLTTGFILENGEVVLSEPQQKVPNGSRLA; this is encoded by the coding sequence ATGAGCGAGCAAATCACTTGGCAAGATTTCGAAAAGGTTGAACTTAGAGCTGGCACAATCGTTGAAATAAATGATTTCCCTAAAGCACGCAAACCTGCCTATAAACTTTTAATTGATTTTGGCCCTGAAATTGGCATCAAACGTTCATCTGCTCAAATAACAAAACTCTACACTAAAGAAGAACTGCTAGGTAAACAAGTAATTTGTGTGACCAATTTTCCACCCCGACAAATCGCAGATTTTATGTCTGAAGTACTCACTACCGGTTTTATTCTTGAAAACGGAGAAGTTGTATTATCAGAACCTCAACAAAAAGTACCTAATGGAAGTCGTCTAGCATAA
- a CDS encoding PepSY domain-containing protein → MKKNVFQRKIRKTHRWLGVILGIQFLLWTVGGLYFSWSDMDDVHGDHQRAHIHPLSADTKFVNPAEIIEKIKLKDTVNFLFDIRLIQILNKPFYQITYSKEHDRNKKIQLANAKTGDLRPPLNKNEAIEIAKKSFSSDSPVKNVIYLTNTNQHHEYREQPLPAYAVTFVHPSNTTVYVASELGTVQKFRNSKWRVFDFLWMLHTMDYQGRDNISNWLLRAFSIFGLFTILSGFILFFLSRKR, encoded by the coding sequence ATGAAGAAAAACGTATTTCAGCGAAAAATCAGAAAAACTCACCGTTGGCTGGGTGTAATACTAGGAATCCAATTTTTACTCTGGACAGTAGGTGGTTTATATTTCAGTTGGTCAGATATGGATGATGTTCATGGAGACCATCAAAGAGCACATATACACCCGCTTTCTGCCGATACAAAATTTGTAAATCCCGCTGAAATAATAGAAAAAATAAAGCTTAAAGACACTGTCAATTTTTTATTTGACATTCGACTTATACAAATTCTGAATAAGCCTTTTTATCAAATTACTTATTCAAAAGAACACGATAGAAATAAAAAAATACAATTAGCTAATGCTAAAACAGGAGATTTACGTCCTCCGTTGAATAAAAATGAAGCGATTGAAATAGCTAAAAAGAGCTTTAGTTCAGATAGCCCAGTTAAAAATGTTATTTATCTAACTAATACAAATCAGCATCACGAATATAGAGAACAGCCGTTACCAGCATACGCAGTAACTTTCGTTCATCCAAGTAATACAACTGTCTATGTAGCCAGTGAATTGGGGACGGTTCAGAAGTTTAGAAATTCAAAATGGCGAGTTTTTGACTTTTTGTGGATGCTACATACCATGGATTACCAAGGGAGAGATAATATTTCTAATTGGCTACTGAGAGCGTTTTCGATATTTGGTTTATTTACAATTTTAAGTGGATTTATACTTTTCTTTTTAAGCAGAAAGCGATAA
- the truA gene encoding tRNA pseudouridine(38-40) synthase TruA has translation MRYLLECSYKGTEFHGWQIQPNAISVQECIEKGLSTILKKKIEITGSSRTDAGVHAAQQFAHFDLEEPIQDIGKLVNALNGILSKGIAIKDIRAVKEDFHSRFDATHRRYLYRILQKKNPFWHEISYFYKPKLDLEAMNKAGKLMEKYIDFQCFSKVNTDVQTFNCKIEFAYWEQNEYFLFFHVKADRFLRGMVRAIVGTMIDVGLGKLSIEGFEAIIVSKDRNKAGRAVPPEGLTLMEVGY, from the coding sequence ATGCGATATTTATTAGAATGTTCATATAAGGGCACAGAATTTCATGGATGGCAAATTCAACCAAATGCAATTAGTGTGCAAGAATGTATAGAGAAGGGCTTGTCAACGATTCTAAAGAAGAAAATTGAAATTACTGGCAGTAGTAGAACTGATGCGGGTGTTCATGCAGCTCAGCAATTCGCCCATTTTGATTTGGAAGAGCCTATTCAAGATATTGGAAAATTAGTCAATGCTTTGAACGGGATTTTATCAAAAGGCATTGCTATCAAGGATATCAGAGCAGTTAAGGAAGATTTTCACTCAAGATTTGATGCTACGCATCGCAGATACTTGTATCGTATTTTACAAAAGAAAAATCCATTTTGGCATGAAATTTCTTATTTCTACAAGCCTAAATTAGACCTTGAAGCGATGAATAAGGCTGGTAAATTAATGGAAAAATACATTGATTTCCAGTGTTTTAGTAAGGTAAATACAGATGTTCAAACATTTAATTGTAAAATTGAATTTGCTTATTGGGAGCAAAATGAATATTTTTTGTTTTTTCATGTAAAAGCCGATAGATTTTTAAGAGGAATGGTAAGAGCAATTGTTGGAACCATGATTGATGTAGGCTTAGGAAAATTAAGTATTGAGGGTTTTGAAGCAATAATCGTTTCAAAAGATAGAAATAAAGCGGGTAGGGCAGTTCCACCCGAAGGTTTAACCTTGATGGAAGTTGGATATTGA
- a CDS encoding ParB/RepB/Spo0J family partition protein yields the protein MEPKVANTKKSMTGLGRGLGALLSDSGSEKGPAEKNLETPAPRRMEAMSSMHEIMIESVETNPFQPRSHFDQEALQELAESIKVLGIIQPITVKEASPGKYTLISGERRLQASKLAGLTKIPAYIRTANDQQMLEMALIENIQRENLNAIEIALSYHRLLSEFQLKQEELGDRVGKNRTTVNNYLRLLKLPDVIQAAVRDNEISMGHARALINIDNHETQIKLFNKIVQENWSVRKVEDEVRRLTLTVPDEGKSTRQVTIKQEISSLQFRLQGYFGTKVLVKADDKHKGEIKIPFTSKEELDRILNTIKVSE from the coding sequence ATGGAGCCTAAGGTAGCAAACACAAAAAAAAGCATGACCGGACTCGGAAGGGGTCTTGGAGCATTGCTGTCCGATTCGGGTTCGGAAAAGGGTCCTGCTGAAAAAAACCTTGAAACACCAGCCCCTCGCCGAATGGAAGCCATGAGTTCGATGCACGAAATCATGATTGAATCGGTTGAAACTAATCCATTCCAACCTCGTTCACACTTCGACCAAGAAGCCTTACAAGAATTAGCTGAATCTATCAAAGTGCTTGGTATTATTCAGCCAATTACCGTTAAAGAAGCAAGTCCAGGAAAATATACCCTCATCTCTGGAGAGCGTCGTTTACAAGCATCAAAGTTAGCTGGTTTAACAAAAATACCTGCCTATATTCGTACTGCGAATGACCAACAGATGCTTGAAATGGCTCTCATTGAAAACATTCAAAGAGAGAACTTAAATGCCATTGAAATTGCCTTGAGTTATCACCGTTTATTAAGTGAGTTTCAATTGAAACAAGAAGAATTAGGTGATAGAGTTGGTAAAAACCGAACGACAGTAAACAATTACCTAAGGTTACTTAAATTACCTGATGTTATTCAAGCGGCAGTCCGTGACAATGAGATTTCAATGGGTCATGCACGTGCATTGATTAATATTGACAATCACGAAACACAAATCAAACTTTTCAATAAAATTGTTCAAGAAAATTGGTCAGTTAGAAAAGTGGAAGATGAAGTACGAAGATTAACGCTGACAGTACCTGATGAAGGAAAATCTACTCGACAAGTTACAATCAAACAAGAGATTTCATCGCTTCAATTTCGCTTACAAGGATATTTTGGAACAAAGGTTTTGGTAAAAGCCGATGATAAGCATAAAGGAGAAATAAAAATTCCTTTTACATCTAAAGAAGAACTAGATAGAATCCTTAATACAATAAAAGTTAGCGAATAA
- a CDS encoding ParA family protein, translating into MGKIIAIANQKGGVGKTTTTINLAASLAALEFRTLIIDADPQANATSGLGFNPKEVENSIYECMVDNIRPRDIIIQTDFPNLDLLPSHIDLVGAEIEMINLPKREEKMKESLMDVKDMYDFIIVDCSPSLGLIVINSLTAADSVIIPVQCEYFALEGLGKLLNTIKIIQQRLNPALTIEGILLTMYDLRVRLSNQVVHEVTTHFRNMVFQTLIPRNIRLSESPSYGVPALAQDADSKGAISYLNLAREILVKNGKLGQEN; encoded by the coding sequence ATGGGAAAAATAATAGCAATTGCAAATCAAAAGGGTGGAGTAGGTAAAACCACCACCACTATAAACCTTGCGGCAAGTTTAGCTGCACTAGAGTTTCGTACACTTATAATTGATGCTGACCCGCAGGCTAACGCTACTTCGGGTTTGGGTTTCAACCCTAAAGAAGTTGAAAACAGCATTTATGAATGTATGGTTGATAATATTCGTCCACGTGATATTATTATTCAAACCGACTTTCCTAATCTCGATTTACTGCCTTCACATATTGATTTAGTGGGTGCAGAAATTGAGATGATTAATCTTCCGAAACGTGAAGAAAAGATGAAGGAATCACTCATGGATGTAAAAGACATGTATGATTTTATTATCGTCGATTGTTCACCTTCGCTTGGTTTAATCGTAATTAACAGCTTAACTGCGGCCGATTCGGTTATCATTCCAGTACAATGTGAATACTTTGCCTTAGAAGGACTTGGGAAATTGCTGAATACCATAAAAATTATTCAACAAAGGCTCAATCCTGCTTTGACGATTGAAGGAATTTTATTGACGATGTATGATTTGAGAGTGCGTCTTTCGAATCAGGTGGTGCACGAAGTGACAACTCACTTCAGAAATATGGTTTTCCAAACCTTAATTCCACGAAATATTCGACTTTCAGAGTCGCCAAGCTATGGAGTTCCAGCACTTGCCCAAGATGCTGATAGCAAAGGTGCGATAAGTTATCTGAATCTTGCTCGTGAAATTTTGGTAAAAAACGGAAAGCTCGGACAGGAGAACTGA
- the ung gene encoding uracil-DNA glycosylase: MDVRIEESWKERLKNEFEKPYFETLISFVKEAYKTSVCYPPGKLIFNAFDKCPFSQTRVVILGQDPYHGAGQANGLSFSVNDGVTFPPSLINIFKELNEDLGIPMPKSGNLERWAEQGVLLLNATLTVQASMAGSHQNKGWEQFTDAVIRCINEEKEGVVFMLWGKYAQDKGKIIDTNKHFVLKSKHPSPMSANFGGWFGNKHFSQANNYLISRGQNPIEW; the protein is encoded by the coding sequence ATGGATGTAAGAATTGAAGAAAGTTGGAAAGAAAGATTAAAAAATGAGTTTGAAAAGCCGTATTTTGAGACCTTAATCTCTTTTGTAAAAGAGGCATACAAGACAAGTGTCTGTTATCCGCCGGGTAAATTAATATTCAATGCTTTTGATAAATGCCCTTTTTCACAAACCAGAGTGGTGATACTTGGTCAAGACCCATATCATGGTGCTGGGCAAGCAAATGGTTTAAGTTTTTCTGTAAACGATGGTGTAACTTTCCCTCCTTCCCTTATTAATATATTTAAAGAGCTTAATGAAGATTTAGGTATTCCAATGCCGAAAAGTGGTAATTTAGAACGTTGGGCTGAACAGGGAGTTTTACTTTTGAATGCTACTCTCACAGTACAAGCTTCGATGGCTGGTTCACATCAAAATAAGGGTTGGGAACAATTTACAGATGCAGTAATCAGATGTATTAATGAAGAAAAAGAAGGTGTTGTTTTTATGCTTTGGGGTAAATATGCTCAAGATAAGGGTAAAATTATAGATACCAACAAACACTTTGTCTTGAAATCTAAGCATCCTTCACCAATGTCGGCAAACTTTGGTGGTTGGTTTGGAAATAAGCATTTCAGCCAAGCAAATAATTATTTAATCAGTCGAGGGCAAAACCCAATTGAATGGTAA
- the dapB gene encoding 4-hydroxy-tetrahydrodipicolinate reductase, translating into MRIALLGYGKMGKVIEQIALQRGHEISAKIDVTNRTEMLTINRENTDVAIEFSSPESAYGNLKYCMEFGIPTVCGTTGWLQHKSEIERLCIENKAAFFYASNYSIGVNLFFELNKTLARLMNPYMSEYKVSSNEIHHTEKKDAPSGTAITLAEGIIEEMSGKDSWVNNQIANENEVPIWSSREGKVPGTHTIKYISDVDQIEITHIANSRQGFALGAVVAAEWLNGKEGVYSMTDLLGLR; encoded by the coding sequence ATGCGAATAGCACTTTTAGGGTACGGAAAAATGGGTAAAGTAATTGAACAAATTGCTTTACAACGTGGTCACGAAATTTCAGCAAAAATTGATGTCACTAATAGAACTGAAATGTTGACAATTAATCGTGAAAATACTGATGTTGCCATAGAATTTAGTTCACCAGAATCAGCTTATGGAAATTTAAAATACTGCATGGAGTTTGGAATTCCAACTGTATGTGGTACAACTGGGTGGCTTCAACATAAATCAGAAATAGAACGCCTTTGTATTGAAAATAAAGCTGCTTTTTTCTATGCTTCAAATTATAGTATAGGTGTAAATTTATTTTTCGAACTTAACAAAACTTTAGCTCGATTAATGAATCCTTACATGAGCGAGTATAAAGTATCAAGTAATGAAATACACCACACTGAAAAGAAAGATGCTCCAAGTGGCACAGCGATTACGCTAGCAGAAGGAATAATTGAAGAAATGTCAGGTAAAGATAGTTGGGTTAATAACCAAATTGCGAATGAAAATGAAGTTCCGATTTGGTCGTCAAGAGAAGGAAAAGTACCAGGCACACATACCATAAAATATATTTCAGACGTTGACCAAATAGAAATTACCCACATTGCCAATAGTCGCCAAGGATTTGCACTAGGTGCAGTAGTAGCGGCAGAGTGGCTAAACGGGAAAGAAGGCGTTTACAGTATGACTGACCTCCTTGGTTTAAGATAA
- the lepB gene encoding signal peptidase I, which translates to MAEVQTTETNTKKKKSAIREWWDSVLFAVVAATLIRWMFLEAYTIPTGSMEKSLLINDFLFVSKLHYGSRTPKTIIQMPLTHQKIWFTDIPSYSDLIQLPMYRLPGFTSVKNGDVVVFNYPGCPERPDEFGGFDKYPVDLRTNYIKRCVAIAGDVLEVRDGQVFINGKAADNPEKMQMEYAIETNTQVNEKIFNKYEITEFEQDLRMTDKTIYYVKSTAGAMNEMKKLDFVKGITPLLMSKGDTTMPAFPYNSRLFPFNRDNFGPITIPKKGMTVQLDEKNIALYKGVITTFDGNENAKYENGKLLVDGKAITSYTFKQDYYFMMGDNRHGSDDSRFWGFVPEDHIVGKAVFIWMSIDKDGSFLNKIRWSRLFSIIR; encoded by the coding sequence ATGGCAGAAGTTCAAACAACTGAGACAAATACCAAAAAGAAAAAATCTGCAATCAGAGAATGGTGGGACTCAGTATTATTTGCTGTAGTAGCAGCAACCCTAATCAGATGGATGTTTTTGGAAGCATATACCATTCCAACTGGTTCGATGGAAAAAAGTTTATTAATTAATGACTTTCTATTTGTAAGCAAGCTTCATTACGGTTCACGTACTCCGAAGACTATTATACAAATGCCGCTGACTCACCAAAAAATTTGGTTTACTGATATACCATCTTATTCTGATTTAATTCAACTACCGATGTATCGCCTACCGGGCTTTACAAGTGTAAAAAATGGAGATGTAGTAGTTTTTAACTATCCAGGATGCCCCGAAAGACCTGATGAGTTTGGTGGATTTGACAAATATCCAGTTGATTTAAGAACCAACTATATTAAAAGATGTGTAGCCATTGCAGGTGATGTTCTTGAAGTACGTGATGGACAAGTGTTTATCAACGGAAAAGCGGCAGACAATCCAGAGAAAATGCAAATGGAATATGCCATTGAAACGAATACTCAAGTAAACGAAAAGATTTTTAATAAGTACGAAATCACAGAGTTCGAGCAAGACCTCCGTATGACTGATAAAACGATTTACTATGTAAAATCGACGGCAGGTGCTATGAATGAGATGAAAAAACTTGATTTTGTGAAGGGAATTACACCATTATTGATGTCTAAAGGAGATACTACAATGCCTGCTTTCCCTTACAACTCTCGTCTTTTCCCATTCAATCGAGACAACTTTGGTCCAATTACGATTCCAAAGAAAGGAATGACTGTTCAGTTGGATGAGAAAAATATTGCATTATACAAAGGTGTAATAACGACATTTGATGGTAATGAAAATGCTAAATATGAAAATGGCAAATTATTAGTAGATGGAAAAGCCATTACTTCATATACTTTCAAACAAGATTATTATTTCATGATGGGTGATAATCGTCATGGTTCTGATGACTCAAGATTCTGGGGGTTTGTTCCAGAAGACCATATTGTCGGAAAAGCCGTATTTATTTGGATGTCAATTGATAAAGATGGTAGTTTCTTAAACAAAATCCGTTGGAGTAGATTATTCTCTATTATTAGATAA
- a CDS encoding GNAT family N-acetyltransferase: MVKIEINKISSEQDLEDVKQLFREYVAFLQVNLDFQGFEEELAKLPAKYAEPEGCMFLAKVNAQPAGCVALWKLEDGICEMKRLYVKPEFQGLGLGKMLSQRLMEEAQMKDYHTMKLDTLKRLVSANKLYQNLGFSETKPYNFNPEPDIVYFEKKIV, translated from the coding sequence ATGGTAAAAATTGAAATTAATAAAATCAGTTCTGAACAAGATTTAGAAGATGTAAAACAACTTTTTCGTGAGTATGTGGCATTTCTACAAGTAAATCTTGATTTTCAAGGTTTTGAAGAAGAACTCGCCAAACTTCCTGCTAAATATGCGGAACCAGAAGGTTGTATGTTTTTGGCCAAAGTCAATGCTCAACCGGCGGGTTGTGTTGCGTTGTGGAAATTGGAAGATGGTATTTGTGAAATGAAGCGTTTGTATGTAAAACCTGAATTTCAAGGCTTAGGTTTGGGAAAAATGCTTAGTCAAAGACTAATGGAAGAAGCCCAAATGAAAGATTACCATACAATGAAGTTGGATACGCTAAAACGTTTAGTGTCGGCCAATAAATTATATCAAAATCTTGGTTTTTCTGAAACAAAACCTTACAATTTTAATCCTGAACCTGATATTGTATACTTTGAAAAAAAAATAGTTTAA
- a CDS encoding DUF5683 domain-containing protein, which translates to MIRILIVLFFVSNILWAQKIDSVKVNRSVQTIVDTTQKTSFLKKIIKTDSANKRSIPRTILIRSLILPGWGQASNKQYWVIPIVYGAAAGGIYAIWWNNGKYKFYKSYLSEIVIDKKTEVYIPINGELRGPFVKTQIEPAVKAYHRQRDLSWIGLAVGWTLQAIQANVSAHLRGFDMTEDISFKIEPSVQPTSFGSAAGVKFRLNF; encoded by the coding sequence ATGATAAGGATTTTAATCGTCTTATTCTTCGTATCAAATATTTTATGGGCTCAAAAAATTGATTCTGTCAAAGTTAATCGCTCTGTACAAACAATCGTTGATACGACACAAAAGACAAGTTTTTTGAAGAAAATCATAAAAACCGACTCAGCGAATAAACGAAGTATCCCTAGAACTATACTCATTCGTTCTTTAATACTTCCAGGTTGGGGGCAAGCATCAAATAAACAATACTGGGTAATTCCAATTGTTTATGGAGCTGCTGCCGGAGGTATTTATGCAATTTGGTGGAATAATGGTAAGTATAAGTTTTATAAGAGCTACTTATCAGAAATAGTAATTGATAAAAAAACAGAGGTGTATATACCAATAAATGGCGAACTTCGTGGGCCATTTGTAAAAACGCAAATTGAGCCTGCAGTAAAAGCGTATCATCGCCAAAGAGACCTATCATGGATTGGTTTGGCGGTGGGTTGGACCTTGCAAGCAATACAAGCAAACGTATCTGCTCACCTGAGAGGATTTGATATGACAGAAGACATTTCTTTTAAAATCGAACCATCAGTACAACCTACATCATTTGGTTCAGCCGCTGGTGTAAAATTTAGATTAAATTTTTAA
- the apaG gene encoding Co2+/Mg2+ efflux protein ApaG, whose product MTTTAVTAGVKVTVMTEYQPMYSSPIQEHFVFTYRIRIENNNENTIQLKRRQWYIFDTNGTIREVEGEGVIGLQPVLEPGETHEYVSGCNLKTTIGKMMGSYLMERLIDGKQFYVEIPEFNLIVPYRLN is encoded by the coding sequence ATGACAACAACTGCTGTAACTGCCGGAGTAAAAGTCACCGTAATGACAGAATATCAACCAATGTATTCTAGCCCGATACAAGAACATTTTGTATTTACATATCGAATTAGAATAGAAAATAATAACGAAAACACAATTCAACTTAAACGCCGGCAATGGTATATATTTGATACAAATGGAACAATCAGAGAGGTGGAAGGTGAAGGGGTAATCGGATTACAACCTGTGTTGGAACCTGGAGAAACTCATGAATATGTATCTGGGTGTAATCTAAAAACAACTATTGGTAAAATGATGGGAAGTTATTTGATGGAACGACTAATTGATGGAAAACAATTTTACGTAGAAATACCAGAGTTTAATTTGATTGTTCCATACAGACTGAATTAA
- a CDS encoding YncE family protein — MKKIIIAAIIFSIAISCSKHDTTPEIEVNYPAAFVINGESSTISVINLSSDETKTINLNTNNKLSALHSSKSDDIFFPHHIYLSPDGNKLSIGVPGVDLSEGHTGEHQTQGKILIIDAKNGNIINTKILEKPNHNATFSPDGKEIWTTSMEHHGKTLVFDAQNLSLKNTIEVGEEPAEVTFSIDGKYAFTANGGSNSVSVIDPVSKKVIKTIPVGVEPVGAWPAEDGNMYVDNEVGQTISIINANKLEVTETIELGFTPGYVAYNQLQNELWISNAGKSFVYYYTKINGKWSKKGSIQTGLDAHAIAFSKDGKTAFVTNQKNLTVSIIDVLNHQKIKDIPVGQKPNGIVIKN, encoded by the coding sequence ATGAAAAAGATAATCATTGCAGCAATCATATTTAGTATTGCCATCTCATGTAGCAAACATGACACTACACCAGAAATTGAGGTAAATTATCCAGCAGCATTCGTCATAAATGGTGAAAGCTCGACAATTTCTGTAATTAATTTATCATCGGATGAAACAAAGACAATAAACTTAAATACAAACAATAAATTAAGTGCCTTACACAGTAGCAAATCTGATGATATATTTTTTCCACACCATATCTACTTATCGCCAGATGGAAACAAATTAAGTATTGGTGTGCCGGGTGTAGATTTAAGTGAAGGACACACAGGCGAGCATCAAACGCAAGGTAAAATCCTTATTATAGATGCTAAAAATGGTAACATTATCAATACTAAGATTCTTGAAAAGCCGAATCACAATGCTACTTTTTCTCCTGATGGAAAAGAGATTTGGACAACTTCAATGGAACATCATGGAAAAACTTTAGTTTTTGATGCACAAAACTTATCATTGAAAAATACGATTGAAGTAGGTGAAGAACCTGCGGAAGTTACTTTTTCAATAGACGGTAAATACGCCTTTACGGCCAATGGTGGCAGCAACTCAGTTTCTGTGATTGACCCAGTTAGTAAGAAGGTAATCAAAACAATTCCAGTTGGTGTAGAACCAGTAGGTGCATGGCCTGCAGAAGATGGTAACATGTATGTTGACAATGAAGTTGGACAAACAATCAGTATCATTAATGCAAACAAGTTAGAAGTGACAGAAACAATTGAATTGGGTTTTACGCCCGGTTATGTTGCCTATAATCAGCTTCAAAATGAATTGTGGATTAGTAATGCCGGTAAAAGCTTTGTCTATTACTATACAAAAATAAATGGTAAATGGAGTAAAAAAGGCAGTATTCAAACTGGACTTGACGCACACGCAATTGCATTTTCTAAAGATGGGAAAACGGCTTTTGTTACTAATCAAAAAAATCTAACTGTTTCTATAATTGATGTATTGAATCATCAAAAAATAAAGGATATTCCTGTTGGACAAAAACCAAATGGAATTGTGATAAAAAATTAA
- the fumC gene encoding class II fumarate hydratase — protein MQYRIEKDTMGEVQVPADVYWGAQTQRSIENFKIAQDINKMPKEIIKAFAYLKHGAALANHELGVLPKEKADLIGTVCNEILAGKLDDQFPLVVWQTGSGTQSNMNCNEVIAYRGHVLQGGDLADKTKFLHPNDDVNKSQSSNDTFPTAMHIAAYKMLVEVTIPGIEKLRDTLAAKSEAFMNVVKIGRTHFMDATPLTVGQEFSGYVSQLNHGLKAIKNSLAHLSELALGGTAVGTGINTPQGYSEVVAKHIAGLTGLPFITAENKFEALAAHDAIVEAHGALKTVAVSLMKIANDIRMLSSGPRAGIGELFIPDNEPGSSIMPGKVNPTQCEALTMISAQVMGNDVAINFGGAMGHFELNVFKPVMIYNFLHSARLIGEGCVSFNDKCAVGIEPLYDNINKHVNNSLMLVTALNTKIGYYKAAEIAQTAHKNGSTLKETAISLGYLTSEEFDEWVKPEDMVGSLK, from the coding sequence ATGCAATACAGAATAGAAAAAGATACGATGGGTGAGGTACAAGTGCCTGCTGATGTGTACTGGGGAGCTCAAACACAACGCTCAATCGAAAACTTTAAAATTGCCCAAGATATCAATAAAATGCCAAAAGAAATTATCAAGGCATTTGCTTACCTAAAACATGGGGCAGCCTTAGCTAATCATGAATTAGGCGTTCTTCCTAAAGAAAAAGCAGATTTAATTGGTACTGTATGCAATGAAATTTTAGCTGGCAAATTAGATGACCAATTCCCATTGGTTGTTTGGCAAACAGGCTCTGGTACGCAATCGAATATGAATTGCAATGAGGTAATTGCTTACAGAGGACATGTTTTGCAAGGTGGTGACCTTGCTGATAAAACAAAATTCTTACATCCAAACGATGATGTAAATAAATCTCAATCATCAAATGATACTTTTCCAACAGCGATGCACATTGCTGCCTATAAAATGTTGGTTGAAGTAACCATTCCAGGTATCGAAAAATTGCGTGATACACTTGCTGCAAAGTCAGAGGCTTTCATGAATGTAGTGAAAATTGGACGTACGCACTTCATGGATGCTACTCCATTAACTGTAGGCCAAGAATTCTCAGGATATGTTTCTCAGTTAAACCATGGCTTAAAAGCAATTAAAAATAGCCTAGCTCACCTTTCTGAATTAGCTTTAGGTGGCACAGCAGTAGGAACTGGTATCAACACTCCACAAGGTTACTCAGAAGTAGTTGCTAAACACATTGCAGGCCTTACGGGTTTACCTTTTATTACTGCTGAAAATAAATTTGAGGCTTTAGCCGCTCACGATGCCATCGTTGAAGCACACGGTGCTTTGAAAACGGTTGCGGTAAGTTTAATGAAAATTGCCAACGATATTCGTATGCTTTCTTCTGGCCCAAGAGCAGGTATTGGTGAATTATTTATTCCTGATAATGAGCCAGGCTCATCAATCATGCCAGGAAAAGTAAACCCAACACAATGTGAAGCCTTAACAATGATTTCGGCACAGGTAATGGGGAATGACGTTGCTATCAATTTTGGCGGTGCAATGGGTCATTTTGAATTAAACGTATTTAAACCAGTAATGATTTATAACTTCCTACATTCTGCTCGTTTGATTGGAGAGGGTTGTGTTTCATTCAATGATAAATGTGCGGTGGGTATCGAGCCACTTTACGATAACATCAACAAACACGTTAATAATTCATTAATGCTCGTAACAGCCCTAAATACCAAAATTGGTTATTATAAAGCAGCAGAAATTGCACAAACTGCTCATAAAAATGGCTCTACATTAAAAGAAACAGCTATTAGCTTAGGATATCTCACTTCTGAAGAATTCGATGAGTGGGTAAAACCTGAGGATATGGTAGGTAGCTTAAAATAA